The sequence GTGACGCGCACGGGTGTCGCCCGGGCGGTGATGGGCTCGCGCACGATGGGATCCGGATGGCTCGACGTCTCGCCCGAGGTCATCGAGGACGACGGCGGTCTGATGTTCTGGCTCGACGTCGCGCGCGAGTCCTCCGGCTCGGCGACCGATGGATCCAACCAGGACTGACCCTACGGGCAGTGCATCAGAGGCTTGGGACCCGAGCGGTCGATCTCGTGCTGCGTCATCGGGGCGCCGCACAGCGGGCACGCGCGTTCGGCGCGTTCTGCGGCGCTCGGTGGGGGAGTCTTCTCATACGGGCCGACGGAGGCAGGACCGGCGAGCCGGATGAGATTGGTGTTCACCCAGGAATAGAGGCCACCTGCTTCGCGAATGCGGGTGCGAAGGGGTGGGCGGTCCGGGTCCTGTGCCATGTTGCTTAGTGTACTAATGATTAGTGCAGATGTATAGTCGAGGTTGTGACGGCTACAGACGACCTGCTCAAGCTGGAGAACCAGCTGTGCTTCGCCCTGGTGACCGCGGCGCGCAACGTCATCGCCCTCTACCGCCCGATCCTCGAGCCTCTGGGTCTCACGCACCCGCAGTACCTCGTGATGCTCGCCCTGTGGGAGCGGGCGCCGCGGACGCTGAACGATCTCGCTCTGGATCTCGCTCTGGAACCCGCGACGGCATCGCCCCTGGTCAAGCGGCTCGAAGCAGAAGGCCTCGTGGCCCGACAGCGAAGCAGTGAGGACGAGCGGCGTCTGGAGATCACCCTGACCGCGGCGGGCGCGGCGCTGCGCGAACGGGCTGTAGACGTTCCGCACCAGGTCATGGCGGCGGTCGGCATGGGTATCGATGAGGTCGCCGCACTCCGCGACGGCCTCGGTCCGTTCGCCGGGCGGCGTCCCGATCTCGGCTGAGTCCGACCGACTCCGCCGAGCGCGGCTCGCGTCCCGACGACGGATTCCTCGGGAGTCGCGTCCTAGGGTGGAGTCATGTCGCGCCACGAAGCCCCGGTTTCCGGGGACCGGCGCGTCGGCGGCTCGCGCGTGCTCCGGGTTCTGCTGCCTCTCGTCGCAGTCGCGGGTTTCTTCGCCGTCGTCATGTTCGTAGCAGCGCAGCAGGGCCTTCCGCAGTTCCGCCCGCTGCCGGGCGGTGGAACGGAACTCGTCGACGTCGGGACCTCCGAGCCGGCGCCCGCCGAGATGACGCCCGGGCCGATGGAACAGACCGAGGAATCGCCACTGTTCAAGGTGATCCTGGCGGTCCTCGTCGCGATCGCGGTGCTGACGCTGCTGTTCTTCGGCGCGCGCATGCTGGTCCGCTACCTGCGCGGACTCTGGCGAGATCGACCGCTCGAGAGGCGCGAGGCGGCCGCCGTCGACGCGATGAGCGTGGTCATCGCCGGGACGGATGCCGAGCCCGACGCCGCGATCATCCGAAGAGGGATCGACGAAGCGCTGCGGACGATCGATGTCGACCCGGCGCCGGGTGACAGCATCGTCGCCGCGTGGGTCGGTCTGGAGGAATCGGCGACGGATGCCGGTGCCGGTCGGGCCCCGCACGAGACGCCGTCCGAGTTCACGGTCCGGATCATCGGACGCCGCGCGGGAATCGCGGCTGACGTCGTCGCGCTGCTCGGACTGTACGAACAGGTCCGTTTCGGCGGTCTCGTCGCGGAGGAACGCGACCGCGCCACGGCAGCAGCGTGTCTACGTGGCATCCAGGCGGGGTGGCGATGAAGGGACGGCTGATTCTCCTGGGAGTCGGGGCGGCTGTCGCGGCCGTGGTCCTCGTGCTGCTCGGCGCACTCGGCGTGCCGACGCTGTTCGCCGCGTCCTGGCTGCTGATCGTGCTGACGATCGCGCTCGTGAGCCGTCAGGTCTTCTTCGACGAAGCCTCCCTCTGGCCCCCGGAGCGACGCCGACGTGCGGAGCGCGGCTCCGAGGTGTCTCGGCTCGCCTGGTCGATCAACTCGCGCACCGGTGTCGCCGGGCACGTGGTCGTCCGTCGGGTGCAGAACGTGCTGCGGCGACGACTGGCCCACCGGGGGCTCGACCTCGACGACCCCGCTCAACACGCGGCGATCGACGCGCTCCTCGGGCCGGGAGTACGTGACTCTCTGCACAATCGCGAGGTTCAGGCTGCCGATCTCGAGCGGGTCCTCGACGCGGTCGAGCGCATCACCACCGAGGTCCCCGCGAACTCAGACCCCCAGACCGCCGCGAAAGTCGGCACAGAGGAGAACCGATGAACACGGAAGACGTCACACAGATCGCCGCCCTCGGGCGTCGAGTGCGGGAGAGCGTCGGCGCAGTCGTCGTCGGCATGGACGAGCCGGTCACGATCGCCCTGGCCGCGATCTTCGCCGGTGGTCACGTGCTGTTCGAAGACGTCCCGGGACTCGGCAAGACACTCGCAGCGCGGAGCCTGGCCTCTGCGCTGGGCCTGGACTTCCGGCGATTGCAGTGCACTCCCGACATGCTCCCCGGTGACGTCACAGGGTCGTACGTGTACGCGCCGGCGACGGGCGAGTTCCCGTTCCGGCCGGGGCCCATCTTCACCGGACTGCTGCTGGCGGACGAGATCAACCGCACCACCCCCAAGACGCAGTCGGCGATGCTCGAGGCGATGGCCGAGCGTCAGGTCACCGTCGAGGGCAACAGCTTCCCACTGCCCCGGCCGTTCCACGTCATCGCCACATCGAATCCGATCGAGTACGAGGGGACCTACGCGCTTCCCGAGGCCCAGCTCGACCGCTTCATGGTGCGACTCTCGGTCGGATATCCGGACGCGGACGACGAGACCCGCATCATCCTGGACCGGGTGCGACGACAGTCGCCCGACGTGTCCGTCGAACCGGTCGTCGACGGCGACGGCTTGCTGGCGATCCAGCGAGCGGTGGAACGGATCCACGTCGACGCGGATGTCGCCCGCTACTGCGTCGAGCTGGTCCGCGCCACACGCGAGGCGGTGAACGTCTCGGTGGGCGCCTCTCCACGCGGCTCGCAGTCCCTGGTGCTGCTCGGACGCGCTCTCGCGGCACTGGACGGACGTGCGTATGTGCGACCGGACGACATCAAGCGCATCGCGGAGCCCGTGCTCGCGCACCGCCTCACCCTCACCCCGCAGGCCTGGGCGCAGGGCGTGGATCCCCGAGCGGTCGTCGCGGCGGTCGTCGCGAAGACGTCGGTGCCGCCGACCGTCTCCGCGGTGCGATGACCGATCCGATCCGCGTCTCCGAGCGCACGACTCTCCGCTGGCGGCGGACCCCCGTCGTCGCGATCGGTGTGGCCGGGGCGGCGCTGCTCGTCGCGGCGGGGCTCGCCTTCTCGCGGCCGGACATCATCGGCATCGGCCTGCCTCTCGCGCTGACGACGGCCTGGATGCTGGTGCGCCGGCCTGCGACGGCCGATCTGCGGGTCGAACTGCGCGCGCAGGCCGGCGTGGGCGGTGAGCAGGCGGAGGCATGGGGCGACCTCGACATCCACGTCGATGCGGATTGGGTGCAGCTCGCCGTCGCGCAGGACAAGGGCCCGCAGCGACTCGCAGATGTCGGCGTCGGTCGATCCGTGGTCACCACGAGGACACGCCTTCAGCATTCCGGCCCCTTGGATCTGTTGAGCGTGACGGCGCGGTGCGTGGCGCAGGACGGCGCCTGGATCACGGAGGAGGCTCCGGCCGCCGGTATCCGGTGGAACACGCCGCCGCGCGTACTCCGGCTCGCGGGACTCCCCGTGGCACCGCGACTCACCGGGCTTCATGGCGCTCATGAGGGCGGACGCCCGGGGCAGGGTGGCGACTTCCGCGACATCCATCCGTTCGCGCCGGGTGACGAGCTGCGCCGCGTCGACTGGCGGGCCACTGCCCGGGCTGCCCAGCGGCCCGGCGAGCTCCTCGTGCGACGGAACAACACCCTGAGCGATTCGTCGGTCGTCATCGCGGTGGACACGGCAGAGGATCTCGGTGTCGTGGTCGCGGGCTGGGGCGCCGCCGACCCCGACCGGTCCGGCGTGACCTCGCTGGACCTCGCCCGAGAAGCGGCTTTGTCGATCGCGACCACGGCCGTCGGCGCGGGCGACAGGATCGCCTACCACGCGCTGTCGAGCGGCGGGCGGAGCATCCCTTCGGGCGGAGGAGCACGACACCTCGCCCGGGTGCGCGATGTCATCGCCGCGACCGGTCCGAGTACCGACGGCTCGCCCTATCGCCGATCACCCGTCGTTCCCTCCGGCTCCATCGTGTTCGTGCTCTCGACCTTCTTCGACGGGGTGGCTGCCCAGCTGGCGACCCGATG is a genomic window of Microbacterium maritypicum containing:
- a CDS encoding DUF58 domain-containing protein yields the protein MTDPIRVSERTTLRWRRTPVVAIGVAGAALLVAAGLAFSRPDIIGIGLPLALTTAWMLVRRPATADLRVELRAQAGVGGEQAEAWGDLDIHVDADWVQLAVAQDKGPQRLADVGVGRSVVTTRTRLQHSGPLDLLSVTARCVAQDGAWITEEAPAAGIRWNTPPRVLRLAGLPVAPRLTGLHGAHEGGRPGQGGDFRDIHPFAPGDELRRVDWRATARAAQRPGELLVRRNNTLSDSSVVIAVDTAEDLGVVVAGWGAADPDRSGVTSLDLAREAALSIATTAVGAGDRIAYHALSSGGRSIPSGGGARHLARVRDVIAATGPSTDGSPYRRSPVVPSGSIVFVLSTFFDGVAAQLATRWRASGHAVVAVDVLPTSDASRLTREQHIALRTVLAERTDILTELRHAGIEVVSWAAPDVDAAMRLADLRQQRMRAVRR
- a CDS encoding MoxR family ATPase, with translation MNTEDVTQIAALGRRVRESVGAVVVGMDEPVTIALAAIFAGGHVLFEDVPGLGKTLAARSLASALGLDFRRLQCTPDMLPGDVTGSYVYAPATGEFPFRPGPIFTGLLLADEINRTTPKTQSAMLEAMAERQVTVEGNSFPLPRPFHVIATSNPIEYEGTYALPEAQLDRFMVRLSVGYPDADDETRIILDRVRRQSPDVSVEPVVDGDGLLAIQRAVERIHVDADVARYCVELVRATREAVNVSVGASPRGSQSLVLLGRALAALDGRAYVRPDDIKRIAEPVLAHRLTLTPQAWAQGVDPRAVVAAVVAKTSVPPTVSAVR
- a CDS encoding DUF4129 domain-containing protein, whose translation is MSRHEAPVSGDRRVGGSRVLRVLLPLVAVAGFFAVVMFVAAQQGLPQFRPLPGGGTELVDVGTSEPAPAEMTPGPMEQTEESPLFKVILAVLVAIAVLTLLFFGARMLVRYLRGLWRDRPLERREAAAVDAMSVVIAGTDAEPDAAIIRRGIDEALRTIDVDPAPGDSIVAAWVGLEESATDAGAGRAPHETPSEFTVRIIGRRAGIAADVVALLGLYEQVRFGGLVAEERDRATAAACLRGIQAGWR
- a CDS encoding MarR family winged helix-turn-helix transcriptional regulator, with product MTATDDLLKLENQLCFALVTAARNVIALYRPILEPLGLTHPQYLVMLALWERAPRTLNDLALDLALEPATASPLVKRLEAEGLVARQRSSEDERRLEITLTAAGAALRERAVDVPHQVMAAVGMGIDEVAALRDGLGPFAGRRPDLG